CACGCCATCACCCATGCGCAGATCGAGGCCGCGCCCGACTTCGGCGCGATCGTGGACGCGCTGCTGCCGGCGCTGGCCGGCCGCGTGGTGGTGGTGCATTGCCGCGAGATCGAGCGCAGCTTCCTGGACGTGGCGCTGCAGGCGCGTCTCGGCGAGGGGCTCGAGTTCCCGGTCATCGACACCATGGAGCTGGAGGCGCGCCTGCATCGCCAGCCGCCGCCCGGCCTGTTCGCGCGCCTCTTCGGGCGCAAGCCGGCGCAGGTGTCGATTCGCCTTGCCGACAGCCGCGAGCGCTATGGCCTGCCGCGCTACCGCGCCCACCACGCGCTGACCGACGCGCTCGCCACCGCCGAGCTGCTGCAGGCGCAGGTGGCGCACCGGTTCGCGCCGGAGACGCCGCTGCGCGAGCTGTGGCGCTGATTCGCCCCCGTGGGCGCAACTGTCTGCGGGAGCGGGCTTGCCCGCGAACAGCGCTTCCTGGACCGCCGCTTTCGCGGGCAAGCCCGCTCCCACGGCAAGCCCGCGCCCACGGCGGGCTTCGGATCAGTCCAGGCCTTGCGAGGAAAGGTATTCCTCGTAGGTCCCGCGGTAGTCGACGATCTGGTGGTCGAGTTTGATCTCGATGATGCGGGTGGCGAGCGAGGACACGAACTCGCGGTCATGCGAGATGAAGATCAGCGTGCCGGAGAACTTCTCGAGGCCGCTGTTGAGCGACTCGATCGATTCCATGTCGAGGTGGTTGGTGGGCTCGTCCATCAGCAGCACGTTGGGGCGCGACAGCATCAGCTTGCCGAACAGCATGCGGCCCTGCTCGCCGCCGGAGATCACCTTCACCGACTTCTTCACCTCGTCGCCCGAGAACAGCAGGCGGCCGAGCGTGCCGCGCAGCAGGGTCTCGTTGTCCTCGCCGGTGGCGGCGGCGGTGATGCGCGAATAGGGCGC
This region of Thauera sp. JM12B12 genomic DNA includes:
- a CDS encoding 3'-5' exonuclease, with product MLHLGDLRKDAPVFRLGGARAVPDWPARFAALAAAARDARLRAFYAAGAVGGDTPIKDVPMVALDVETTGLDPARDEIVSIGAVPIDGARIRSSASRYWVVRPRLELNPESVTIHAITHAQIEAAPDFGAIVDALLPALAGRVVVVHCREIERSFLDVALQARLGEGLEFPVIDTMELEARLHRQPPPGLFARLFGRKPAQVSIRLADSRERYGLPRYRAHHALTDALATAELLQAQVAHRFAPETPLRELWR